Proteins encoded in a region of the Streptomyces sp. NBC_00310 genome:
- a CDS encoding metallophosphoesterase, which yields MTCSLIVTNDFHSAVPEGRGLLAALRRRRANGALVVDAGDFFGGNAFHAFSQGLIEQGLLTELYDALVPGNHDVADLMRLENPQTFPPVVCANVRPPQGFAGRWERSIVLDSRGQRVGIVGYLGRQAFEAIPLQERVGFTFHEPTATLLAVERDRLTAAGADVVIGISHSGLAHDIADQEQGWPLPIVVSGHCHSAWYHWSSEYRHVIKAPENGRGLVQIDLPEPGRTRITVETFPSEPPAQPDGLDPVVAAYDAWGASTLGRLPAVLASRRDVARAATEQARRTVGADAFVLNLASLRTGLPTQVTRRALADCAPFDADLVLLDGTHTLKTVCDHARALGEEPVTAQDSHLTSGGACAVATTRYLADRLNLPTRPASPPCTLRGVLSALLQELL from the coding sequence ATGACCTGCTCCCTGATCGTCACCAACGACTTTCACTCCGCTGTCCCCGAGGGACGCGGCTTGCTGGCAGCGCTGCGCCGGCGACGCGCCAACGGGGCACTCGTGGTGGATGCCGGCGATTTCTTCGGCGGCAACGCCTTCCACGCCTTCTCCCAAGGGCTCATCGAACAAGGACTCCTGACAGAGTTGTACGACGCGCTCGTGCCGGGCAACCACGATGTCGCCGACCTCATGCGGCTCGAGAACCCACAGACGTTTCCGCCGGTGGTGTGCGCCAACGTCCGCCCGCCGCAGGGCTTCGCCGGTCGCTGGGAGCGCAGCATCGTGCTCGATTCGCGGGGTCAGCGCGTCGGGATCGTCGGGTACCTCGGCCGGCAGGCCTTCGAAGCGATCCCGCTTCAGGAGCGCGTCGGCTTCACCTTCCACGAACCGACGGCAACGCTTCTTGCCGTCGAACGTGACCGGCTGACGGCCGCGGGTGCCGACGTCGTCATCGGGATCAGCCACAGCGGTCTCGCCCACGACATCGCCGACCAGGAGCAGGGCTGGCCCCTGCCGATAGTCGTGTCCGGACACTGCCACAGCGCCTGGTACCACTGGTCGTCCGAATACCGCCATGTGATCAAGGCGCCGGAGAACGGGCGCGGACTCGTCCAGATCGACCTGCCGGAACCGGGCAGGACGCGGATCACCGTCGAGACCTTCCCCAGCGAACCACCAGCACAGCCGGACGGCCTGGACCCGGTCGTGGCCGCGTACGACGCCTGGGGAGCATCGACGCTCGGACGTCTTCCCGCCGTCCTGGCCTCCCGCAGGGACGTGGCCCGCGCCGCCACCGAACAGGCACGCAGGACCGTTGGCGCCGATGCGTTCGTTCTCAACCTGGCCAGCCTCCGCACCGGGCTGCCCACACAGGTCACGCGCCGGGCTCTGGCCGACTGCGCGCCCTTCGACGCGGACCTCGTCCTCCTGGACGGCACGCACACCCTGAAGACGGTCTGCGACCACGCCCGTGCCCTGGGAGAGGAGCCCGTCACCGCCCAGGATTCTCACCTCACGTCCGGCGGCGCGTGTGCCGTCGCGACCACCCGCTACCTCGCCGACCGGCTGAATCTGCCCACCCGGCCTGCCTCCCCGCCGTGCACCCTTCGCGGTGTCCTTTCTGCCCTCCTGCAGGAGTTGTTATGA
- a CDS encoding rRNA adenine N-6-methyltransferase family protein, whose translation MSYDQVAGQVGDAPPLLRTGTSSTAEALARSGFAARAEFGQHFLRSADSARRLLDCAELTTAAQVLEVGAGLGTLSAAVAAAGCRIWAVERDVRLGGILQDRLKPFGRRARITINDVRRIDLDGGLDQGSVLVSILPFDWELSVALASHVFAATRKVTRGMVVVPRRTLEDRSAAGVDDGLLWEEIDGISRGEFWPKAPGTLRVVAIRRSR comes from the coding sequence ATGTCCTACGACCAGGTGGCGGGCCAAGTTGGGGATGCGCCGCCGCTTCTGCGCACTGGCACGTCCAGTACTGCCGAAGCTCTCGCGCGCAGCGGTTTCGCTGCGCGTGCCGAGTTCGGCCAGCACTTCCTGCGCTCTGCGGACTCGGCTCGGCGGCTGCTGGACTGCGCCGAACTCACCACTGCGGCACAGGTCCTCGAAGTGGGAGCAGGTCTGGGCACGCTGTCCGCGGCCGTCGCGGCCGCCGGCTGCCGGATCTGGGCCGTGGAGCGGGACGTACGGCTCGGCGGAATCCTGCAGGACCGGCTGAAGCCCTTCGGCCGGCGGGCGCGCATCACGATCAACGACGTGCGCCGCATCGACCTGGACGGAGGGCTGGACCAGGGCAGCGTGCTGGTGTCGATCCTGCCCTTCGACTGGGAGCTGTCAGTGGCACTGGCCTCCCACGTGTTCGCTGCCACCCGCAAAGTGACGCGCGGAATGGTGGTGGTGCCGCGCCGCACCCTGGAGGACCGCAGCGCCGCCGGCGTCGATGACGGCCTGCTCTGGGAGGAGATCGACGGCATCTCCCGGGGCGAGTTCTGGCCCAAAGCTCCTGGAACGCTGCGGGTGGTCGCGATCCGGAGGAGCCGATGA